In one Rutidosis leptorrhynchoides isolate AG116_Rl617_1_P2 chromosome 8, CSIRO_AGI_Rlap_v1, whole genome shotgun sequence genomic region, the following are encoded:
- the LOC139861801 gene encoding protein trichome birefringence-like 34 — protein MDMKIQKLVNGYHSSVEFMLVMAVIMGVIYFSTIEIRFDATEQAKMAKNHSTDIQSCDLFSGTWVYDNISRPLYREKECSFLAYAYACEKFGRKDFEYQFWRWQPHGCDLPRFNGTTLLEQLRDKRLVFVGDSLGNNHWTSLICLIDSWIVEPSHKVVEWHGSLTSFRASEYNVSIDFYWEPMLVESNCDNPIQHRVSNRSIKIESIERHAKQWIDADILIFDSYAWWLIPNMILLWGSTENPKRTYVESGIIRRYEMALETWSDWLNVHLNRTKTKIFFTSLSPIHQNGRDWGKAMGENCFSETEPILKQGYWGQSTHTELMRSVELIVQDLQKKSFMIEILNITQLSEYRKDAHPTIYKRHWIPPTEEELANPVKHADCTHWCLPGVLDVWNEILYSYI, from the exons ATGGATATGAAAATACAAAAATTGGTCAATGGGTATCATTCATCTGTAGAATTCATGCTTGTTATGGCAGTGATAATGGGAGTTATTTACTTTAGTACCATAGAAATAAGATTTGATGCAACTGAACAAGCAAAAATGGCAAAGAATCATTCAACTGATATACAAAGTTGTGATCTTTTCAGTGGGACATGGGTTTACGATAACATATCAAGACCTCTGTATAGAGAAAAAGAGTGTTCTTTCTTGGCATATGCGTACGCATGTGAAAAATTCGGAAGAAAAGATTTCGAGTATCAGTTTTGGAGATGGCAGCCTCATGGTTGTGACCTTCCCAG GTTCAATGGAACAACATTGTTGGAGCAGTTAAGGGACAAAAGACTTGTTTTTGTAGGCGACTCTTTAGGCAATAATCATTGGACTTCACTCATTTGCCTTATTGACTCATGGATTGTTGAACCATCTCATAAAGTTGTAGAATGGCATGGGTCATTAACCTCCTTCAGAGCATCT GAATACAATGTTTCCATTGATTTTTATTGGGAACCAATGTTGGTTGAATCGAATTGCGACAATCCAATCCAACATCGTGTAAGTAATCGGAGTATAAAGATTGAGAGTATTGAAAGACATGCTAAACAATGGATTGATGCTGATATTTTAATATTTGACTCATATGCATGGTGGCTTATACCTAATATGATACTCTT GTGGGGATCTACAGAAAATCCTAAAAGAACATACGTTGAATCTGGAATCATTCGACGATATGAAATGGCTTTAGAAACTTGGTCAGACTGGTTGAACGTTCACCTTAATCGTACCAAGACTAAAATTTTCTTTACAAGCCTCTCGCCTATACACCAAAA CGGTCGTGATTGGGGGAAAGCTATGGGAGAAAATTGCTTCAGCGAAACAGAACCAATATTGAAGCAAGGATATTGGGGACAGTCAACCCATACCGAACTAATGCGAAGCGTTGAACTGATAGTACAAGATCTCCAAAAGAAAAGTTTTATGATCGAAATATTGAACATAACACAACTTTCTGAGTATCGTAAAGACGCACATCCAACAATTTACAAAAGGCATTGGATTCCTCCAACAGAAGAAGAATTGGCGAACCCCGTCAAACACGCTGATTGTACACATTGGTGTCTTCCTGGAGTTCTCGATGTTTGGAACGAAATACTTTATTCGTATATATGA